In Phaseolus vulgaris cultivar G19833 chromosome 3, P. vulgaris v2.0, whole genome shotgun sequence, the sequence tttaaattaaaatctatattatgattattttttaatagtcaAACTTTCATGCAGTGATAGATAGTAATATCATGTTTAAGTCgattttaattataaacaaaaataaaaatttataataaattaaatttatttaatttataaactgTTGTATTTAAGATGAGGTCGGTTAAAACGTTTTAaccagtttttttttaaaatttttgtgaATTAATGTTTCCACCTATCAATAATACTTCaacattcaaataaataattaaattaaattttgtgtatataatttataaattttcatgaatttaatatttgacactgatttttttaaattttaatgtcGTACATAATAGtatcatattataaaatatgaatattatgtatataaatcagatattaatgtaataaaaatatttatataatataataaaaacattatatgACAACGTATTAATAAAATTAGGATATTATATACATGATCAAATATATtatgtaataatatatttaaaaaaatcgaGATATCATACTctaaaatcaaattacataaaaattaaatttattaatttgtacGTTAATAATTGATTTTCATAACATATTTATctaaattaacattattattaataataattaagaagaaaattcgttaataatatttttagaaatcTAGGTTAATTTTACTTAGTTATAAACCGTATTGTGATTTGGGTTCAGATGAAACCCATCTGAATTGGACAAGATCGATATATCTGAATTTGGACCgtacataaactaatttatggattttaaaaaataatttttaagtcGTTTAGGAGttaatttgaatttgtaaagaataaatattttgacaattttttttataaagaaaagatATTATTTAACCAAATTAACCGTATAAGTAGTAGTTGAATACTGGGTAGGGATATGATGTTGCAAGAACACGTGTATCTGAAACTTCTCGTCTTTTGTTACTAATTTTGCCCACATATAAAAGTATCCCAGTCCTCGACTCCCGTGTTGGCAGATCCAATAAAAGCACCAAGCCGacacttttctctctcttcttctctCTTATTTTTCTGTCATTTTCTCTTCACTCCCCTTTCTTGTCACTTCTTCCCCTTTTTCCTCCTTCACCAAACACCCTCTCTCACTCTACAAAGAAAGCTGAGCTGGTTGTGGGTGTTATGGTCGCTTCACACTCTCACTCCTCCACTCTCCACTGCTCAAAGATCACACATCATCTGCACCTTTCTAACTCTTCATGTCTCTAACTTCAACCTTCAAACACTGCTCCTCACCTAACTCATTCTTCTTTCCTCGCCTCTCACTCAACTCCTCCACACCATACTGCAGTTCAGTTAATGCCCTGTTAACTTTTTGGATCATCCATTCCATGCACAACCTCAAACTTTGTTCATAGAGGTGAGAAACCTCCCAACACACCTTTTTTTAGACATgacaatataaatatatgtatatgtattacACACACAGACACATATATAGCACAAAACCTCTgcttttcttcttattttctaaaacttttggtttacaataaaatagtttttagttTGTTCTCTTAGTGGAAAAGGGGGAAACAATATTTTTCTCGTGATTTTCAGCTACTTGCGAATTATTTGTGGGCAGATATGGTTTAGGACTTATGTTTGGTTATGTTTGTATGAACAGAAAACTGTGATGGATTTATGTTTCATGGAATGTACTAATTTGTATATTATGATTGTAAGTTTCTGGCTGAACACTAGCGAGTACATAACGAGGTTACTAATAATATTTCCCTTGTGATTAAGTTTTATGCTCTGCAGTCATGTTGTGACCATATACTCTCacaaagtttaatttaatttctttggtGAATATTCTTGATATACAGTGtcttgatggagatcatgcAGCTATTCATATAATAGTAATCAAACAAAACCTTGACTTCGTGTAGGCTTCTCCCTGTTAAAGCTTGTAGTATTATGGATCAAAAAACGTGGCTTTGGAGGAAAAAATCCTCAGAAAAGACCATTATAGCAGCTGACAACACGGATCTCACTTCAAAAGAAAATGAGGAGGTGATTTAGCTGTTTTGAGCATTAATGATTCGATTCTGGTCAATATCATGATTAATGGCTTCTTGCAAGTTGCAACCTTGTCTTTTCGTCATTTGTCTTACTCCTATTTAGAGTATTAAATCAGTACTTCATGAATTAACCTTGTATTCTTATTAATAGGAATGATAATCTAGATTTTTTGTCCTGTGCATTTTGTTCtgaattattatgattataaagtTATTTCTCCAACGCAAAGCCCACCACATAACTGCAGCGACTAAAGGCAACTCACTAAAGGAGAGGATTTGGATAATCCATGAATTGACTTTATTAGTTGTAACTTGTAAGGATGCTTATCGAATCTATTCCTGATCTAAGCCAAAGCTCTTTTGTATGAGGGCAGTCACGCAGCGATTGAAGAATGTCTTTAAAAGGGCAGAACATCAGGGACAGCCGCAGAGATAGCTAAGTTACACTGAAACCTTTAGCATTAGTAGGGAGGGCCAAATAAAGGATCTGCCAGAAGAAGAAACGAAATTTTGAAATATGCCATAACCTGTGCCAAATTGGATTTggataattttgtatttttggcATAAGCACAAAATAGGCAGATGCTGATGAATATATATCAGAAGCATGTCCATCCGTACTTTGAGGATTAGTTGTAATTGTAATGTCGGCAATAATTTGGATAGTAGAGTTAGGAAGTCCACTGAAGTCCCAATTTCCTTCCTTCCAAATATCAGCAATATGACCAAAATGGTCTTGGTTAGCTAATTGGCCCATCCTTGTCCAATCATCAAAGAACAAAGCTGGTGCCCCAGACCCTAGTTTAGAAATAAATCCCTGACATGGATATCAAAAAGCCTTGAGAATACTCCTCCAGAAATAAGAGCCATTCCTTCgtagaaaaaataaaagcttagtctaTTGGAGATCTCACACCGACTAGAGATATgatagaataataataatatattggtAGATGCAAACTTCACCTTACTAAGTGGATTTTATAGggttgaattaaacttaaattcCATTTTCTTAAGATGGTAGTAGAACATATTAGAGTCTATCCCTCTGTGAGATTTGTTGGGTATATCGTGCAAGTACTCTCTATTTTAAGGTGTTAGAGATCTCATCTAAATTAGAGATAAGACCATCACTTTGATCCAAGGCTTATCCTCCAAGTAATAAGTTGCAAAATGGGTTTTCTTAGAAGACAAATATTGACCAACCGGGATTCCCTCATTCCTAAGTGATCATGCATTTTTGGCTCAAAGATCTCCTTCCCAACCTCTATGTACACGGTCTTTAGACCAAAGGAAATTTCTGCAAAGTTTTTgctttatttattgaaataaatgatAGTTTGTCTTATTTAACCTTTTTTCTATTTCAGGTACAGGCACTTGTAGCTGATAAAGAGGAATTAGTGAAGGACTTGAAAAGATTAAATAACAAGCTTGATTCAGCACTTTCTGACTGTAATGCAAAAAATGAGCTGGCgaacaaacaaacaaaagttGCACAAGAAGCAATGGCAGGTAGCATTTTTAATATCTGTGTGTATTCATTTTCATTACATTGAAATGTCGGACATGAAAAGCAGATAAATAGCGGCttatttaaagtgttttttgGTGTAATTTTATGAATCTCTGGTAAATTCTTGCTTTTGAAGGTTTGAAGAAGGCAGAAGCTGAAGTGTTGTCTATGAAGCAAGATCTGGATGAAGCTTTGCAGCAGCGAATAATTTATGAAGAGAGGGTAGCTCATTTGGATGGAGCTCTCAAGGAATGTATGCAGCAGTTACGATTTGTTCGAGAAGAACAAGAGCAAAGGATTCATGATGCTGTGATGAAGGcttcaaaagaatttgaaaaagaGCGCAAAGTTTTGGAGGAGCAGTTATCCGAGACAAGTAAAAGGATTGCAAAAGCTGAGATTGATAATTCTCATCTTAATAAATCCATATTTGCAAGAGAAAATCTGATTCAAGATCTGAAAAGACAGTTGACTCAAGCTGAGGCAGATCATAGTGCACTCATGAGTAGATTAGAGTGCACTGAGAAAGATAATACCTCTCTGACATATGAGGTTCGTGTGCTTGAGAAGGAACTTGAGATCCGAAATGAGGAGAGGGAATTTAGTCGCCGGTCAGCTGATGCTTCTCACAAGCATCAGTTAgagagtataaaaaaaattgccaAGTTAGAATCAGAATGTCAGAAGCTGCGTCTTCTGGTTCGGAAGCGGTTACCAGGTCCTGCTGCCCTGGCAAAAATGAAAAGTGAAGTTGAAATGTTAGGACGGGATTCATTTGAAATAAGGAGGAGCAAATTGAGTTCAACCAGTTTAGTGGTTGAATCTTCAGTTGACACTTCTCCCGAGACTCCCATAAAAAGAATCAATACTTTGACCGAGCTGTTATGTGCTGTGGAAGAAGAAAACAAGGTTTTAAAAGAATCCCTCAGTAGGAAAATGAATGAGCTTCAATTCTCAAGAGTAATGCTTTCTCGCACAGCCTCCAAACTTTTGCATCTTGAGTCGCAGACTGAAGAACCATCTAAAGGCCATGTAACTGTGGAACAACATAGAAGTAACCTTGCATCACAGGAGTTCTGTTTGGGTTCATTGTCTGATGCTGGCAGTGATGACAAGGCTAGCTGTGCGGAGTCCTGGGCTTCTGCATTGATTTCAGAATTAGATCACTTTAGAAGTGGAAAGCAAAAGGAACCATTGTCTTGCAAAAGTGTTGGAGCTTCAGACATAAATCTTATGGATGACTTTGTTGAAATGGAAAAATTAGCAGTGGTCTCTGTTGAAAAAGCCATTCAAATTCCATCTGCTTCCTTGAATGCTGTTAATGATATCAAGTGCTTCTCAGAGACGGGGACAAAGGAGAGCACTCCTGAAGGTAAGGAGATCATTCCAGTGCCTGATCACATGTTGTCCAGGACAAGCCAGACCACCCCGGAAGTAGTAGGTATGGAAATCATTCCAGTGTCTGATCACATTTCAGACCTCTCAAAGTCAAATAAGAACACTTGTTCCATTGACATATTTGCGGGCATTGTTCCTGGTTGGCTTCAGGATGTAGTAAAAATGGTCCTGGAACAAAACCATGTTACTCACAAAGGCCCTGATGATATACTTCATGATATTAGAGTAGCTTTGAGGCATGTGAACAATTCTGATCTGTGTGACTTTGATTCAAGCAGAGGCTCGGTTCATATTGACACACAAAATCCTCCCCAATGTATTCATTGCATCTCATGTTCAGatagttctttggtggttaaTCCATCCGGTGGTGAAAATAATGCTGACATCTTGTCAATAAAGAGAATCGAATCACAATCTCAGGAAGATCTGAGTAAATCAATTGGAAAGATAATTGAAATTGTTGAAAGAATCAGCCTGCCAGCTGTGGATTATGATAGTTCAGATCCCTTGCACAAAGGAGACAGGGATATTCTTTCCTACAAGAATCTAGGAATGCCAACAGGCTACATGGTTCGTGTTTTCCAGTGGAAAACATATGAACTCAGTAAAGTTATAGAGCAATTTCTACATGTGTGTTATGATTTACTGAGTGGCAAGACTGATTATGGAAATTTTGTGAAAGAACTAACAACAGCACTTGATTGGATTATGAACCACTGCTTTTCACTTCAGGATGTTTCTAGTATGAGGGATGCTATCAAGAAACAATTTGATTGGGATGAGACACGGAGTGAAGGTGAAATAGAGAATGAGCTGACAAGTCATTTGGCAGAGAAAGATAAGTTGCATCTTCCCAGAGAAAACTTGTCATCTTTGCCTCAAGTAACTACTACATATGGTCATGATCTTCAGAATGGAGAGATATATTATAATGGGAAAGAACTTGCaaatattaaagataaattaaTCAGTGTTGAATCTCAAAAGGAAGTCTTGGAAAGGAAGCTTCAATCAGCTACTGATAGGATTGAATCCTTAATGAATCAAATCCAGGAATCAGAGAAAACTATTGACAGCTTGAGATTGGAGATACTATCCTTTAAAGAATCCAACGGAAATCTTGAGAATGAAATAAGAAATCAGAAACTGATAACTTCAAATTTCGATGCACAGCATACAGAAGCAGAATTAAAAGCGTCTCATAACAAGATTTTGGCTTTAGAATTGGAACTGGAGAATAAGAACAGCAGTTGTGAAGAATTAGAGGCCAAATGTCTTGAATTGCAGCTCCAGCTTGAAAGGTATGAATCGCCCtcatatattttttctgttCAATATACTTTTTGAACGTAgggtttttaatttataattgtgGATTATTGTCACATGTCAAATTAATGTTCTCAGCATGTCAAAGGAGTGCTCAAAACATGATATTATTGACAAAGATAAGCCACTGCGTAATGTAAGTTCATCTCATTCCAGTCCTTTTCTTGTTGATTCGCAGTCAGATTACTTGTTCCTGTGTaatttttaagaatatttaatcAAGAGGAACCATGGTTCCTCTAAGAACAAAGTTAGCCCATTTAGTATTTGGAGTAACAAGACTTTAACTTACCTTTTAAATTACATCTGGAAATACCAATTTGGAGCACGTTAGATTTTCCCATCTATGATTTCATGTTCTATTATCAACTGGGTCTTCATACTTCCTGTATCCTTAGTATACTTCTAGATATGTGACTAGTGATACAATACAACACCTTGCCATGTTTCttttcaaaacataattatGGTTGAGTGATATGGTATGAAAATAGTAAACACCAGCTCTGTTCTACTATAATTTGTATGCCCCTCTAGACTTCATTCTAGAGTTaataatcatatattttttctgtAGATTAGGCAGATTAAGTGTCTGGCTCCATATTTAAAGAAAGTAGTTTGTCTTCGCACTGTATGCTCGTTTTAGACCAAGTAATGTAGACCCAGGCAAATCACTCCCTCAATATTTTTTCTAGTTAAGTGAAGCAGTGATTCTGATTTTAAATAACTAGGTCAGTTTCTTTATGAAAACATCAAAGCATAGTTCGTTATCATTACAAGTGGGCCaaagaaatgaaaatgaatCTCTAATGACGGTGTTTACAAAGTATCAACCGGAATGATAAAAATTggaataaaaaagaattatctACCATGGAATATGACTAAGTAGCAATAAGTATTAATTTAACTACTCTTTAGTCCTAATTTACGTAAACTTCTCCATAGATAGGTGAAGAAACAGGGAggtaaaatgaaataaattctTCTCCTTagtttaaaaacttaaaatcaatttcttcatcttttgAAGAAGATAGAACAAGAAAGCTAACAGAAAAATGATGGTGCACAAGTGCAACTTTATTTATGAGATAAACTTAATTCATTTACATCCTTTTGCTTCTCCTTCTAGTGTTTGTTGAAAACTTTACCTATCCAAGGTGGGTCTTATTCTTTGTATTATGAATTGATAACCTGTGCAAATTCAATTCTGTTGTGCTTGTGTTGGTATTGAGTTGAGGAGTGCGGATTAATCTTACAGGATTTGGAGATAACAGCGGCTTCAGAAAAGTTGGCAGAGTGTCAAGAAACTATCCTTAATCTTGGAAAGCAGTTGAAAGCAATGGCTGCACCAAAGGATGCATCTCTTTTTGACAGTGTTGTTGTTACCACCCAATTTAATACAATGACCAATAATGCAGCCCCCACCATGACCACCGCAGCTAATGCAGATCCAAGTCCTACTCATCCAAAGGTCATAAAAGTGAAAAATCGATCTCTACTTGATCAGATGCTAGCTGATGATACAGCCCAAGTTCCCAAAGCAAGTGATGGCAACTCCAACCTCATCGTTCCTGGCGTTATAGAGCCCCTAGAAAAGATTTTAGTTTTGAACGGTGTTAAGGGTCATGAAGACAGAAGGAGTGATAATTCTTTGGCCATTGTACCTGCTAAGAAATCAGGAAGTGGAAGTTTGTGGAGAAAGTTATTgaggagaaagaagagaagtgCCAGCATGAAAGCATCCTTCTAGTTGGACACATGAAATGTTCATACATAAAAGACTGTAGTGTTGTTCAATACAGTACTCTGCCATAAGAAGGAAATTATACTTCCTTTCGATATTTTATTAAAGGGAGTTGATTGgtgtttgtgtgttttgctttTGAATACACGCATGAAAACTAACAACCTGAAGTTGTTCTTGCTGTGAGGCACCCACCTTACACGTTGCTACGGTGTTGTGAGAATTCCCTTTAAATGACAGTTACAAGTTTTGTCACATTGTACTCAATCGTGTCCTTAGTGTAAATTGATTATCAGTGAAACATGTTCGtctgtagtttttttttttttttcattcttgaaCTACATCGATTCAACATTCAAAAGAATTTGCACtcgtataaaatattaataaaaattatcattatAAAAGATGTTAGAATGCAGAATATAAAGTCAAAGTTGACAATGTTGAAGTTTAATTCTTTGGAAGAAACAATAATTGATTAGATTTTACTTACTTTTGGGTAAATTAGAGAAAGTCTTGGAACCAAAAAAAAGACGCACCGCCTGCTTGTGTTTTTCTAACTTGAGGAATTCGTATTGGAATTGGTTTTCTATTATCTGCAATGAGCATTCTGCCATTAAGGGATTAACCGGTCGATTAATGCATACGCCTGTTCTAGTTGAAAACGTTCCTTTTGGAGGCTTTAGAAATTGTTTTAGTTGGAAGAAGTCAATAATTTATAGTTAGAATCTGTCCGGTGGCTattaagaaaaaggaaaatttaTTACCTGGTGTTAATTGTTTACCGAAGATTGATTTAGGAAAAAATGTTTAAAGATCCCTAGACTCTATATAGTAAACCGTCTAACAGTTAAATAGCGTATGATGATATAAGATCGTCTTCATCATATCGTCTGTCTTTTCTTTTTAGTGTTTGTCTTTATAGCACCAGAGAGAATAAGATAATCTACcctatattatttataattttctcgTTTGTCATCAAAGTGCGTGGGATTGACGTTTTGAACTCTTAAATGAAATACCATTCACCTATCTTCTCTAATCGTTTAGTTGACagttaatttatgtataaatagGACAAACAGTTAGTTTATGTATAAATAGGATAAATCCTCATAATTAACCTAGAGTTCAGAGTTCACTCAAATATAACTCTGACTGTAATATTTGTTCATAGTGAAATTTGATTGTAGATTGAAATTAATCAACATTTCAATTCAACCATATTAAATTTCTTATGTATTTTATCCATTactctttttattatttaactatttttgcGGATTATTCAttatgatatttgatatttattttacgTTTTCCACTACTCTTCTCGAGATGGTGGAATAAAATCatgattttagtttttaagtttgagttttaatttttgtaaatttgtatattaaatgagttgaaagtattttttttaattttttatatcagtaaataataaaatgaataaaaataatagtttagAAGTATTTCAACCCGTATACAAAAATCAAGAATTACAATAACAAATAAAGAATGCAACTCAAATAATACCAAAAGCAGCACAATCCTAACTATTAACATGAACCCCACTAACTAGAGCTACAGTAACAAAGCCATAGTTACAAAGGAtcctaaaaacataaaaacataaTTGTTGGTAGACTTAATTGAGGTATTAACTACTCAGCAACAGTACAACATAAGAAAATTTGAGCATATGAGGCTTAATCTCCTTCCCCTGCCAACTCTGATTTCTATTTCTTGACCCTGCACCACCCCTAGAATCTTGCATTTCTGGTTCTTGCACGGTTGCAGAACTTTG encodes:
- the LOC137808287 gene encoding filament-like plant protein 7, producing the protein MDQKTWLWRKKSSEKTIIAADNTDLTSKENEEVQALVADKEELVKDLKRLNNKLDSALSDCNAKNELANKQTKVAQEAMAGLKKAEAEVLSMKQDLDEALQQRIIYEERVAHLDGALKECMQQLRFVREEQEQRIHDAVMKASKEFEKERKVLEEQLSETSKRIAKAEIDNSHLNKSIFARENLIQDLKRQLTQAEADHSALMSRLECTEKDNTSLTYEVRVLEKELEIRNEEREFSRRSADASHKHQLESIKKIAKLESECQKLRLLVRKRLPGPAALAKMKSEVEMLGRDSFEIRRSKLSSTSLVVESSVDTSPETPIKRINTLTELLCAVEEENKVLKESLSRKMNELQFSRVMLSRTASKLLHLESQTEEPSKGHVTVEQHRSNLASQEFCLGSLSDAGSDDKASCAESWASALISELDHFRSGKQKEPLSCKSVGASDINLMDDFVEMEKLAVVSVEKAIQIPSASLNAVNDIKCFSETGTKESTPEGKEIIPVPDHMLSRTSQTTPEVVGMEIIPVSDHISDLSKSNKNTCSIDIFAGIVPGWLQDVVKMVLEQNHVTHKGPDDILHDIRVALRHVNNSDLCDFDSSRGSVHIDTQNPPQCIHCISCSDSSLVVNPSGGENNADILSIKRIESQSQEDLSKSIGKIIEIVERISLPAVDYDSSDPLHKGDRDILSYKNLGMPTGYMVRVFQWKTYELSKVIEQFLHVCYDLLSGKTDYGNFVKELTTALDWIMNHCFSLQDVSSMRDAIKKQFDWDETRSEGEIENELTSHLAEKDKLHLPRENLSSLPQVTTTYGHDLQNGEIYYNGKELANIKDKLISVESQKEVLERKLQSATDRIESLMNQIQESEKTIDSLRLEILSFKESNGNLENEIRNQKLITSNFDAQHTEAELKASHNKILALELELENKNSSCEELEAKCLELQLQLESMSKECSKHDIIDKDKPLRNDLEITAASEKLAECQETILNLGKQLKAMAAPKDASLFDSVVVTTQFNTMTNNAAPTMTTAANADPSPTHPKVIKVKNRSLLDQMLADDTAQVPKASDGNSNLIVPGVIEPLEKILVLNGVKGHEDRRSDNSLAIVPAKKSGSGSLWRKLLRRKKRSASMKASF